A part of Pseudomonadota bacterium genomic DNA contains:
- a CDS encoding haloacid dehalogenase type II: protein MQLAQFKVLTFDCYGTLIDWEAGIFHALQPLLAERQDGIPREAALAAFARHESAQEAETPAKIYSDLLAAVHRRLAAEWRVVVPEADHVAFGQSVGDWPAFPDSAASLRYLKTHYKLVILSNVDRSSFARSNKRLEVEFDAVYTAQDIGSYKPDPRNFGFMLEKLAERGYGRGDILHTAQSLFHDHGPANLAGLASAWIDRRHDRQGWGATAKPAGSPKYDFRFTSMADMVKAHQQEQPARHS, encoded by the coding sequence ATGCAGCTCGCTCAATTCAAGGTCCTGACCTTCGATTGCTACGGCACCCTGATCGACTGGGAGGCCGGGATATTCCACGCCCTGCAACCGCTTCTGGCGGAGCGCCAAGACGGCATCCCGCGCGAGGCGGCGCTGGCCGCGTTCGCGCGCCATGAATCCGCGCAGGAGGCAGAAACCCCGGCGAAGATCTATTCCGACCTGCTGGCCGCCGTGCATCGTCGCCTGGCGGCGGAGTGGCGCGTCGTGGTCCCGGAGGCCGACCATGTCGCCTTTGGGCAGTCCGTCGGCGATTGGCCGGCCTTTCCGGACTCGGCCGCTTCCCTTCGCTACCTGAAGACCCACTACAAGCTGGTCATTCTCTCGAACGTGGACCGATCCAGCTTCGCCCGGAGCAATAAGCGCCTAGAGGTCGAGTTCGACGCCGTCTATACCGCCCAGGACATCGGTTCCTACAAGCCGGATCCGAGGAACTTCGGCTTCATGCTGGAGAAGCTCGCAGAGCGCGGCTACGGCCGAGGCGACATCCTGCACACCGCACAGAGCCTGTTCCATGATCACGGGCCCGCCAATTTGGCCGGCCTCGCTTCGGCCTGGATCGATCGCCGCCACGACCGCCAGGGCTGGGGCGCCACGGCGAAGCCCGCCGGCAGCCCCAAATACGATTTTCGCTTCACCAGCATGGCCGACATGGTGAAGGCGCACCAGCAAGAGCAACCCGCCCGACACTCATAG
- a CDS encoding HigA family addiction module antidote protein — translation MPVPPVPPGETLAEEMKARGLSANALALRLRVPANRLTGILRGERAITAETALRLGRFFGTGAAFWVNLQARYELSLAERALGAKIDREVEAA, via the coding sequence ATTCCGGTCCCACCCGTTCCGCCGGGAGAGACTCTTGCCGAGGAGATGAAAGCACGCGGGCTCAGCGCCAATGCGCTGGCGCTTAGGCTCCGGGTGCCGGCGAACCGGCTGACCGGCATCCTGCGCGGCGAACGCGCGATCACCGCGGAGACTGCGCTCAGGCTTGGCCGCTTCTTCGGCACTGGGGCGGCCTTCTGGGTCAACCTGCAGGCGCGCTACGAGCTGTCGCTGGCGGAGCGCGCGCTTGGGGCCAAGATCGACCGCGAAGTAGAGGCGGCCTAG
- a CDS encoding ABC transporter ATP-binding protein: MAKLRIEEVALRFQPKGAAPLTALERISLDVEEEEFSVIVGPSGCGKTSLLRLVAGLIEPSEGAIYLDGRPVTRPGKDRGMVFQSYTLFPWLTVQDNVEFGLKVAGTAPEERAKIARRFIGEVGLAGFERAYPKQLSGGMTQRVALARALANDPEILLMDEPFGALDSQTRSLMQELLLTIWEHAHKTVLFITHDIDEAILLGDRVHVMTARPGRIKEMVPIDIPRPRSVDVLTAPEFIVLKRRIMALIHDEAVRALG; the protein is encoded by the coding sequence ATGGCGAAGCTCCGCATCGAGGAGGTGGCGCTTCGCTTCCAGCCGAAGGGTGCGGCGCCGCTGACCGCGCTCGAGCGGATTTCCCTCGACGTCGAGGAAGAGGAGTTCTCGGTCATCGTCGGACCGTCGGGCTGCGGCAAGACCAGCCTTCTGCGCCTGGTCGCCGGGCTCATCGAACCCAGCGAGGGTGCCATCTATCTCGATGGCAGGCCGGTGACCAGGCCCGGCAAGGACCGGGGCATGGTCTTCCAGTCCTACACCCTCTTTCCCTGGCTGACCGTCCAGGACAATGTCGAGTTCGGCCTGAAGGTGGCCGGGACCGCGCCCGAGGAGCGCGCCAAGATCGCCCGGCGCTTCATCGGCGAAGTCGGCCTCGCCGGCTTCGAGCGCGCTTATCCAAAGCAGCTCTCGGGCGGCATGACGCAGCGGGTCGCGCTCGCCCGCGCACTCGCCAACGACCCGGAAATCCTGCTCATGGACGAGCCCTTCGGCGCGCTCGACAGCCAGACGCGCTCGCTCATGCAGGAGCTGCTGCTCACCATCTGGGAGCACGCGCACAAGACCGTGCTCTTCATCACCCACGATATCGACGAGGCGATCCTGTTGGGCGACCGCGTCCATGTGATGACGGCGCGGCCGGGCCGCATCAAGGAGATGGTGCCGATCGACATCCCGCGCCCGCGCTCGGTCGATGTGCTGACCGCGCCGGAATTCATCGTGCTGAAGCGCCGGATCATGGCACTCATCCATGACGAAGCGGTGCGCGCGTTGGGCTGA
- a CDS encoding MBL fold metallo-hydrolase, which produces MDQDQLFERLWTGAAKMEEWTAAVAGGFAKPVADGIIAMHTGYLFGNATAIRTAAGLVLVDTGSRETASQTLAALRRWDDSPVHTVIYTHGHIDHSWGARLLDQEAAARGIARPRVIAHRNVLYRFDRYDATHGLNSLVMGRQFNQPGYTFPDRHRRPDEVYDDCLVLTVGGMRIELFHGRGETDDATFVWLPEQRVLASGDFVIWAFPNAGNPRKVQRFAPDWAAALRRMEALKPEVLIPGHGPVVFGEKRAAQVLGDGAEVLERLSSQTLRLMNEGWSLNAILHSVSAPAELIAKPYLLPKYDDPEFVVRNIWHLYAGWFDGDPAHLKPAPAAELAAEIAALAGGAEKLAERAAILAESGRTRLAAHLAELAGTAAPKDGAIQATRASVHERCAKAETSLIGKAIFSVYQREAEARQRSSSRLI; this is translated from the coding sequence ATGGATCAAGACCAGCTGTTCGAGCGGCTCTGGACTGGCGCCGCGAAGATGGAGGAATGGACTGCCGCGGTTGCCGGCGGGTTCGCAAAGCCGGTCGCCGACGGCATCATCGCTATGCACACGGGCTATCTCTTCGGCAACGCGACGGCGATCCGCACCGCTGCCGGGCTGGTGCTCGTGGACACGGGCAGCCGCGAGACCGCAAGCCAGACTCTCGCGGCTTTGCGCCGTTGGGACGACAGCCCGGTTCATACCGTCATCTATACCCACGGCCACATCGACCATAGCTGGGGAGCCAGGCTCCTCGACCAGGAAGCGGCTGCAAGAGGGATCGCGCGGCCCCGCGTCATCGCCCATCGAAACGTCCTCTACCGGTTCGACCGCTATGACGCCACCCACGGGCTGAACAGTCTCGTGATGGGCCGCCAGTTCAATCAGCCGGGCTACACCTTCCCGGACCGGCATCGCCGCCCCGACGAGGTCTACGACGATTGCCTTGTCCTGACTGTCGGCGGCATGCGAATCGAGCTGTTCCATGGGCGCGGGGAGACCGACGACGCCACCTTCGTCTGGCTACCTGAACAGCGTGTGCTCGCGAGCGGCGACTTTGTGATCTGGGCCTTCCCGAACGCCGGCAATCCGCGCAAGGTCCAGCGGTTCGCACCGGACTGGGCGGCGGCGCTTCGCCGGATGGAGGCTCTGAAGCCGGAAGTTCTGATACCCGGCCACGGCCCCGTCGTCTTCGGCGAGAAAAGGGCGGCGCAGGTCCTGGGAGACGGCGCCGAGGTCCTGGAACGCCTGAGCAGCCAGACTCTCCGCCTCATGAACGAGGGATGGTCGCTCAACGCGATCCTGCATTCCGTCTCCGCCCCCGCCGAGCTGATCGCGAAGCCGTACCTGCTGCCCAAATACGACGACCCGGAGTTCGTCGTCCGCAACATCTGGCATCTCTATGCCGGTTGGTTCGACGGGGATCCCGCCCATCTCAAGCCGGCTCCGGCCGCCGAGCTGGCGGCAGAGATCGCCGCGCTCGCGGGCGGGGCAGAAAAGCTGGCGGAGCGCGCCGCGATCCTCGCCGAAAGCGGTCGGACTCGGTTGGCAGCCCACTTGGCCGAGCTTGCCGGCACTGCCGCTCCGAAGGACGGGGCAATCCAGGCGACGCGGGCGAGCGTGCACGAACGCTGCGCGAAGGCCGAAACGTCGCTGATCGGAAAGGCGATCTTCTCCGTCTATCAGCGTGAAGCTGAGGCGCGGCAACGGAGTTCATCTCGGTTAATTTAA
- a CDS encoding type II toxin-antitoxin system VapC family toxin, which yields MSFLIDTNIISEVRKQARCNQNVALWYGSIDDGELYLSGLVLGEIRKGIELARGRDPEKAAALEEWLTEVDVAFGERVLAIDRRVMDEWGRMSARSPIPVIDGMLAATAKVHDLTLVTRNDGDVSGLGAKVLNPFEAVARDD from the coding sequence ATGAGCTTTCTGATCGACACCAACATCATCTCGGAGGTTCGCAAGCAAGCGCGCTGCAACCAAAACGTCGCCCTCTGGTATGGCTCGATCGACGATGGCGAGCTGTATCTGAGCGGGCTGGTGCTGGGTGAGATCCGAAAAGGAATCGAGCTTGCGCGCGGGCGCGATCCCGAAAAAGCCGCGGCACTGGAAGAGTGGTTGACCGAAGTCGACGTCGCGTTCGGCGAACGTGTTCTGGCGATCGATCGCAGGGTGATGGACGAATGGGGGCGCATGAGCGCTCGAAGCCCAATCCCGGTGATCGATGGCATGCTTGCTGCGACCGCCAAGGTGCATGACCTGACCTTGGTCACGCGCAACGATGGCGACGTGTCGGGGCTGGGTGCCAAGGTGCTCAACCCGTTCGAGGCTGTCGCAAGAGACGATTGA
- a CDS encoding ABC transporter ATP-binding protein, producing MPEPVLSVRALAVAFVGSGRRVPAVRGIDFDVFPNEVLGIVGESGSGKSVTSLAITGLLPETARVEGSVRLCDVEVTTALPESLRRMRGQDVGMIFQDPTTSLNPVLPIGRQVTEGQVAHGQIEAGMALARGIELLREVDIPDPAGRVAQYPHQFSGGMRQRAVIAMAMAGHPRLIIADEPTTALDVTVQAQVLAVLAKRQAETGAAVILITHDLGVVAEVAHRVAVMYGGRIVESGSVEEIFKRPRHPYTVALLRSLPRIDTVDERLVPVPGQPPTPAELPTGCSFHPRCPIGRNRERCAGEDPLLLPIDPSHQSACHFTDEVAALLAPAHPTVGTAASRAPASLPGGETLLVVDRLQVHFPVRAGLLRRRVGWVRAVDGVSLTVNAGETLGLVGESGCGKTTTGRAIMGLLKATGGSVTFAGQEITHLPKGELRKLRRHMQYVFQDPYSSLNPILTVEEIVAEPLRIHGLYEAMGGAARVARLFELVGLSRTMLARYPSEFSGGQRQRIGIARALALEPRLLILDEPVASLDVSIQAQIINLLQDLQRELGLAYLFIAHDLSVVRHISDRVAVMYLGRIVEESAKATLYEQPTHPYTQSLLSAVPVPDPARRDRSRRIVLEGDIPNPSSPPSGCTFHPRCFKATARCSSEEPLFLAYPGLPTRAACHHAGPLEAALGLGRNGSARLPRQGVAP from the coding sequence ATGCCTGAGCCCGTTCTGTCGGTGAGGGCATTGGCGGTGGCGTTCGTCGGCTCGGGCCGCAGGGTGCCGGCGGTCAGGGGCATCGATTTCGATGTGTTTCCCAACGAAGTGCTCGGCATCGTCGGCGAGTCCGGCTCGGGCAAGAGTGTCACCTCGCTGGCGATCACCGGCCTGCTGCCGGAGACGGCGCGGGTCGAGGGCTCGGTGCGCCTCTGCGATGTCGAGGTGACGACCGCCCTCCCGGAGAGCTTGCGGCGGATGCGCGGGCAGGATGTCGGGATGATCTTTCAGGACCCGACGACGAGCTTGAACCCGGTGCTGCCGATCGGCCGGCAAGTCACCGAGGGCCAGGTTGCCCACGGCCAGATCGAGGCGGGGATGGCGCTGGCGCGCGGGATCGAGCTCTTGCGCGAGGTCGACATTCCCGATCCGGCCGGGCGCGTGGCGCAGTATCCCCACCAGTTTTCCGGCGGCATGCGCCAGCGGGCGGTCATCGCCATGGCGATGGCGGGGCATCCCAGGCTGATCATCGCCGACGAGCCCACGACCGCGCTTGACGTCACCGTGCAAGCACAGGTGCTGGCGGTCTTGGCCAAGCGCCAGGCCGAGACCGGTGCGGCCGTCATCCTGATCACCCACGATCTGGGCGTCGTCGCCGAAGTGGCGCATCGGGTCGCCGTCATGTATGGCGGCCGCATCGTCGAATCCGGCTCGGTCGAGGAGATCTTCAAGCGGCCGCGCCATCCCTACACGGTGGCGCTGCTCCGCAGCCTGCCGCGCATCGACACGGTGGATGAGCGTCTGGTTCCGGTCCCGGGACAGCCGCCGACCCCGGCTGAGCTGCCCACGGGCTGCAGCTTTCATCCCAGATGCCCGATCGGGCGCAACCGCGAGCGCTGCGCCGGCGAAGATCCGCTTCTCTTGCCGATCGACCCATCGCATCAGAGCGCCTGTCATTTCACCGACGAGGTGGCAGCACTCCTGGCGCCGGCGCATCCCACGGTCGGCACGGCAGCTTCGCGCGCGCCTGCTTCTCTTCCCGGCGGCGAGACGCTGCTGGTCGTCGATCGCCTGCAGGTGCATTTTCCGGTGCGGGCAGGATTGCTCAGGCGTCGGGTGGGGTGGGTCCGTGCCGTCGATGGCGTCAGCCTCACCGTCAACGCCGGCGAGACCCTTGGCCTCGTCGGCGAGTCCGGATGCGGGAAGACCACCACCGGCCGGGCGATCATGGGCCTCTTGAAGGCGACCGGCGGCAGCGTCACCTTCGCCGGCCAGGAGATCACCCACCTGCCCAAGGGCGAGCTGCGCAAGCTTCGCCGCCACATGCAATACGTCTTCCAGGATCCGTACTCCTCGCTCAATCCGATCCTGACCGTGGAGGAGATCGTCGCCGAGCCCCTGCGCATCCATGGTCTCTATGAGGCGATGGGGGGTGCCGCCAGGGTCGCTCGACTGTTCGAGCTCGTTGGTCTGTCGAGGACGATGCTGGCCCGCTATCCGAGCGAGTTCTCCGGCGGGCAGCGGCAGCGGATCGGCATCGCCAGAGCCCTTGCCCTCGAGCCCAGGCTGTTGATCCTGGATGAGCCGGTCGCCTCTCTCGACGTTTCGATCCAGGCGCAGATCATCAACCTGCTCCAGGATCTGCAGCGGGAGCTCGGCCTCGCCTATCTCTTCATCGCCCACGACCTGTCGGTGGTTCGCCACATCTCCGACCGGGTGGCGGTCATGTATCTAGGCCGCATCGTCGAAGAGAGCGCGAAGGCGACCCTCTACGAGCAACCGACCCATCCCTATACCCAATCGCTCTTGTCCGCCGTTCCGGTGCCCGATCCCGCCCGGCGCGACAGGAGCCGTCGCATCGTGCTGGAAGGCGACATCCCCAATCCATCCTCGCCGCCCTCGGGCTGCACCTTCCATCCCCGCTGCTTCAAGGCGACCGCCCGGTGCTCAAGCGAGGAGCCGCTGTTCCTGGCCTATCCCGGCTTGCCGACGCGCGCGGCTTGCCACCATGCCGGACCGCTCGAGGCCGCCCTCGGTCTTGGCCGCAATGGGAGTGCGAGACTACCGCGACAGGGAGTGGCGCCGTGA
- a CDS encoding ABC transporter permease, whose amino-acid sequence MIGYILRRIVQLLPVLLIASVGIWAMIYAVPGTPVGAIVGENATPEQVQAAIQRLGLDRPILVQYWSWLTSAAFGDFGFSIQSREPVLYLIMQRVPATVQLGLAATLVGLLLGVPVAIASALLRGTWIDRVLSGWSALALGVPTFWLGILLILLFAVDLHWLPSASTYVAFWDSPLTAAKNTVLPALTLGVYVSGIFARFLRASLLGELKADYVRTARSKGLKERDVVSRHVLRNALLPFVTVVGLMMANFIGGTVITEAVFTYPGLGRLLIQAISIRDYPLIQGCILFILVIYIAINVLVDVLYAYIDPRIEYA is encoded by the coding sequence ATGATCGGCTACATCCTCCGCCGGATCGTGCAGCTCTTGCCGGTGCTGCTCATCGCCTCGGTCGGCATCTGGGCGATGATCTATGCGGTTCCGGGGACCCCGGTCGGCGCCATCGTCGGCGAGAACGCCACGCCCGAACAGGTCCAGGCGGCCATCCAGCGCCTCGGCCTCGACCGGCCGATCCTGGTCCAGTACTGGTCCTGGCTGACCAGCGCGGCGTTCGGCGATTTCGGCTTTTCGATCCAGAGCCGCGAGCCCGTGCTCTATCTCATCATGCAGAGAGTCCCGGCCACGGTGCAGCTCGGCCTCGCCGCCACCCTCGTCGGGCTCCTCCTGGGCGTGCCCGTAGCCATCGCCAGCGCGCTCCTCAGGGGCACCTGGATCGACCGGGTACTGAGCGGCTGGAGCGCGCTCGCCTTGGGCGTGCCGACCTTCTGGCTCGGCATCCTGCTCATTCTTCTGTTCGCGGTCGATCTCCACTGGCTGCCCTCGGCCTCAACCTATGTCGCGTTCTGGGACTCGCCGCTGACGGCCGCGAAGAACACCGTGCTGCCGGCCTTGACCCTCGGCGTCTACGTGTCCGGCATCTTCGCCCGCTTCCTTAGGGCCTCGCTCCTGGGCGAGCTCAAGGCCGACTACGTGCGCACCGCACGCTCCAAGGGCCTGAAGGAACGCGACGTGGTGAGCCGGCACGTGCTGCGCAACGCGCTCCTGCCGTTCGTGACCGTCGTCGGCCTGATGATGGCCAACTTCATCGGCGGCACCGTCATCACCGAAGCGGTGTTCACCTATCCCGGGCTCGGACGCCTCCTCATCCAAGCCATCAGCATCCGCGACTATCCGCTGATCCAGGGCTGCATCCTGTTCATCCTGGTCATCTACATCGCCATCAACGTGCTGGTCGACGTGCTCTACGCCTATATCGACCCCCGCATCGAGTACGCGTAG
- a CDS encoding NUDIX domain-containing protein has protein sequence MVKTLRTARKVLIYPTHDKRLLAFRHPFHPEAGIQVPAGTIEDGEDPAGAAARELREETGLDGCRILGLLGERDYSWQAAEGLGRERRYFFHAAIEGPVSETWRHYERHASDGSGPIAFDFFWCDLRGAPPLLAWGHGDLLPVLMARL, from the coding sequence ATGGTCAAGACCCTGCGCACGGCCAGAAAGGTGCTGATCTATCCAACCCATGACAAACGCCTGCTCGCCTTCCGGCATCCCTTTCATCCGGAGGCTGGAATCCAGGTGCCGGCGGGAACGATCGAGGACGGCGAGGACCCGGCCGGCGCCGCCGCGCGCGAGCTCAGGGAGGAAACCGGGCTCGACGGCTGCCGGATTCTAGGCTTGCTGGGAGAGCGTGACTATTCCTGGCAGGCGGCAGAGGGCCTCGGTCGCGAGCGCCGATACTTTTTCCATGCCGCGATCGAAGGCCCAGTGTCCGAGACCTGGCGCCACTATGAGCGCCATGCGAGCGACGGGTCCGGGCCGATCGCCTTCGACTTCTTCTGGTGCGATCTCCGGGGTGCGCCGCCGCTTCTTGCCTGGGGGCATGGGGACTTGCTGCCCGTGCTGATGGCACGCTTGTGA
- a CDS encoding ABC transporter substrate-binding protein has translation MRRSGLAGMLLLAAATLFASTDARAADLKGGTLRVAILADVQNFDPQQFTTLNFPLIKNLYDSLIEYTAEGQAIPSLAASWKVAADNKSVTLILRKDVKFHSGAPFNADAVVATLKKAADPQKGKNVYATMSIVKDWVVADPYTVTLNFTGPAPDKQITDLLQFISIIEAAGIDTVETKAAGTGAFTLAERVLGQKIRMVANKSYWREKEPVVGEIVLTVFSDNDAASAALESGAVDIVYGGNGRSAVRLRNAGFQLIQGPGPLVQVFRINTTQGPFKNEKYRQAFNYLMDRDAILKVGYAGLGQVTALPWAPASPAVDKSYDASFAFNLDKAKDLLKASGLSAAEMSDWKLLVNGGDQDAVAISQVVQSTLAKVGVTTQLDLKQGSEFIEALLAGRFAAVFGGIGNIQKFPTRVATNSIYRTTKNPVLGEPHPFPAYVAAIDRVEKTLGPDVKAAYDNLNKVLVESAFGIPTNTFDLGLIVAAKNVGGITREIDNMLVARTIGFNP, from the coding sequence ATGCGTCGATCCGGCCTCGCGGGGATGTTGCTCCTCGCCGCCGCGACCCTCTTCGCCAGCACCGATGCCCGGGCGGCCGACCTCAAAGGCGGCACGCTCCGCGTCGCCATCCTCGCCGACGTTCAGAACTTCGACCCGCAGCAGTTCACCACCCTCAACTTCCCGCTGATCAAGAACCTTTATGACAGCTTGATCGAGTACACCGCCGAAGGTCAGGCGATCCCGAGCCTGGCCGCATCGTGGAAGGTTGCGGCGGACAACAAGTCGGTGACGCTGATCTTGCGCAAGGACGTCAAGTTCCACAGCGGCGCTCCCTTCAATGCCGATGCGGTCGTGGCCACTCTGAAGAAGGCGGCCGATCCGCAGAAGGGCAAGAACGTCTATGCCACCATGTCGATCGTGAAGGACTGGGTGGTTGCCGATCCTTACACGGTCACCTTGAATTTCACCGGTCCGGCACCCGACAAGCAGATCACCGATCTCCTGCAGTTCATCTCCATCATCGAGGCTGCCGGCATCGATACGGTGGAGACGAAGGCCGCCGGCACCGGTGCCTTTACGCTCGCCGAGCGCGTTCTCGGTCAGAAGATCCGCATGGTGGCCAACAAGAGCTATTGGCGCGAGAAGGAGCCGGTCGTCGGCGAGATCGTGCTGACGGTGTTCAGCGACAACGACGCCGCCAGTGCGGCGCTCGAGTCTGGCGCCGTCGACATCGTTTATGGCGGCAATGGGCGATCCGCCGTGCGTCTGCGCAATGCCGGATTCCAGCTCATTCAGGGCCCTGGTCCGCTGGTGCAGGTGTTCCGGATCAACACCACCCAGGGCCCGTTCAAGAACGAGAAGTATCGCCAGGCCTTCAACTACCTCATGGATCGCGACGCGATCCTGAAGGTGGGCTATGCCGGGCTGGGCCAGGTCACCGCCCTTCCCTGGGCGCCGGCGAGCCCGGCCGTCGACAAGTCCTATGACGCCTCCTTTGCCTTCAACCTCGACAAGGCGAAGGACCTGTTGAAGGCCTCCGGCCTGTCGGCAGCCGAGATGAGCGACTGGAAGCTCCTGGTCAATGGCGGCGATCAGGACGCGGTTGCCATCAGCCAGGTGGTGCAGAGCACGCTCGCCAAGGTCGGCGTCACCACCCAGCTCGACCTCAAGCAGGGCTCGGAATTCATCGAGGCCTTGCTCGCCGGGCGTTTCGCCGCGGTCTTCGGCGGCATCGGCAACATCCAGAAGTTCCCGACCCGGGTCGCCACCAACAGCATCTATCGCACCACCAAGAACCCGGTCTTGGGCGAGCCGCATCCGTTCCCGGCCTATGTCGCTGCGATCGACCGGGTGGAGAAGACGCTGGGCCCCGACGTCAAGGCTGCCTACGACAATCTGAACAAGGTGCTGGTCGAATCCGCCTTCGGCATTCCGACCAACACCTTCGACCTCGGCCTGATCGTGGCCGCGAAGAATGTCGGCGGCATCACCCGCGAGATCGACAACATGCTGGTCGCCCGCACCATCGGCTTCAATCCTTGA
- a CDS encoding ABC transporter permease, which produces MSGRTTRTLELGRRVLARKGALLSVLFFLAVAVVASLARWILPYDPIAQDLASTLEPPSTAHWFGTDELGRDIMTRVIYGARTSLLTALGAVFIAAMIGIPIGLVAGFFGGWRDAVLMRLVDVLLALPGILFAMALIAVLGRSQAAALVAVGVTGIPSFARITRAQVLSLRKRDFVTAVEALGGSSTYNMFRTVLPNSWSPILVQVVILSSVAILLEAALAFLGVGIPPPTPSWGEMLRTGKSYLYEAPYYAVLPGLVLTLTILSLDTIGRTLAAVLEDRHETVAAGDLEREGA; this is translated from the coding sequence GTGAGCGGCAGGACGACGCGCACGCTCGAGCTCGGCAGGCGCGTGCTGGCACGGAAGGGGGCGCTCTTGAGCGTGCTCTTCTTCCTTGCAGTCGCTGTGGTGGCGAGTCTTGCCCGTTGGATCCTCCCCTATGATCCGATCGCCCAAGACCTCGCCAGCACGCTGGAGCCGCCCTCGACCGCGCATTGGTTCGGCACCGACGAGCTCGGCCGGGACATCATGACGCGGGTCATCTACGGCGCCAGGACGTCGCTGCTGACGGCATTGGGGGCGGTCTTCATCGCCGCCATGATCGGCATCCCCATCGGCCTCGTCGCCGGATTTTTCGGCGGCTGGCGCGACGCGGTGCTGATGCGCCTCGTCGACGTGCTTCTGGCGCTTCCCGGCATCCTCTTCGCCATGGCCTTGATCGCGGTCCTGGGCAGGAGCCAGGCCGCGGCCTTGGTCGCCGTCGGCGTCACCGGCATCCCGAGCTTCGCCCGCATCACCCGGGCGCAGGTGCTATCCTTGCGCAAGCGCGACTTCGTCACCGCCGTCGAGGCGCTGGGCGGTTCCTCGACCTACAACATGTTCCGGACCGTGCTCCCCAACTCCTGGAGCCCCATTCTCGTCCAGGTCGTCATCCTCTCTTCGGTCGCCATCCTCCTGGAAGCGGCACTCGCCTTCCTCGGCGTCGGCATTCCGCCGCCGACGCCGAGCTGGGGCGAGATGCTGAGGACCGGCAAGTCCTATCTCTACGAGGCGCCCTATTACGCGGTGCTGCCCGGCCTGGTGCTGACCTTGACCATTCTCTCCCTCGACACGATCGGGCGGACCCTGGCCGCCGTGCTCGAAGACCGGCACGAGACCGTGGCAGCGGGCGACTTGGAACGGGAGGGCGCATGA
- a CDS encoding YafY family transcriptional regulator, with the protein MRRADRLFEIIQFLRRKKSTRAADLAARLEVSERTIYRDIRDLVSTGVPIDGAAGVGYILRQGFDLPPLMFNENELEALLLGARIVQSQADPELADAAASAMDKIRDVSPEVLRRNLDLVRLWAPPQHGRETITIDQAALRRTIRDQRKVRFTYLDLDGKTTVRVVRPLIMAFYAPVWLLAAWCELRKGFRVFRIDRMSDFEPLETTFEPVRGQTAQDFLKQDLERTRLRASRTPNP; encoded by the coding sequence ATGCGCCGCGCCGATCGCCTGTTCGAGATCATTCAGTTCCTGCGCCGGAAGAAGTCGACGCGGGCAGCCGATCTTGCCGCTCGCCTGGAGGTATCCGAGCGGACGATCTACCGGGATATTCGCGACCTGGTCTCGACGGGTGTTCCCATCGACGGTGCAGCCGGCGTTGGCTATATCCTGCGGCAAGGCTTCGACCTGCCGCCGCTCATGTTCAACGAGAACGAGCTCGAAGCCCTGCTGCTCGGCGCGCGCATCGTCCAGTCGCAGGCCGATCCCGAGCTCGCGGATGCGGCGGCCTCGGCGATGGACAAGATCAGGGACGTGTCGCCGGAAGTGCTGCGTCGGAACCTCGACCTAGTGAGGCTGTGGGCACCGCCCCAACACGGACGCGAAACCATCACGATCGATCAGGCCGCGCTGCGCCGCACCATCCGCGACCAACGCAAGGTGCGCTTCACTTATCTGGACCTCGACGGCAAAACGACCGTCCGAGTGGTGCGTCCCTTGATCATGGCGTTCTACGCCCCCGTGTGGCTGCTGGCCGCGTGGTGCGAGCTTCGCAAGGGCTTCCGGGTGTTCCGGATCGACCGTATGTCCGATTTCGAGCCGCTTGAGACGACATTCGAGCCGGTGCGGGGTCAGACCGCGCAGGATTTTCTCAAGCAGGACTTAGAGCGCACTAGACTGCGCGCTTCCCGCACTCCTAATCCGTAG